In a single window of the Dreissena polymorpha isolate Duluth1 chromosome 3, UMN_Dpol_1.0, whole genome shotgun sequence genome:
- the LOC127874463 gene encoding SET domain-containing protein 9-like isoform X2 — protein MFKYVLKRWKLYKYRFVPWIAANITENSPRLVPNVLEDKIIPDISVEQTLLSLFTKFEYTSDLSLVDQHRKNSNILLNEVGFSIGRQASTLKDGGRGVFVTQGLVPEQTLVAIYPGENKSCSGRDSVCGQLMCDTSWLTELPVNPLAVGQYVNNQSPECPANVAYQEFDVPLSFPAHLRKYLPNTQAGLHIEGVNRDSEIPRLLRLVVLVSLREIVKGEELFSTYYTIVQKP, from the exons atgtttaaatatgttttgaaacgTTGGAAGCTTTATAAATACCGATTTGTACCATGGATTGCCGCAAATATAACCGAAAA CTCTCCAAGGCTTGTGCCAAATGTGCTCGAAGACAAGATCATACCCGACATCTCTGTGGAACAGACACTCCTTAGTCTATTTACCAAATTTGAGTATACAAGTGATTTGAGTTTAGTTGACCAGCATAGAAAGAACAGCAACATTTTGCTGAATGAAGTTGGTTTCAGTATTGGTAGACAGGCCAGTACGCTGAAGGATGGTGGAAGAGGTGTATTTGTCACACAGGGCTTAGTACCAGAACAGACTCTGGTAGCCATATACCCTGGTGAGAACAA ATCGTGTTCAGGAAGGGACAGTGTGTGTGGTCAGCTGATGTGTGACACATCTTGGCTCACTGAGCTACCAGTCAACCCTCTGGCTGTAGGACAATATGTGAACAACCAATCACCTG AGTGCCCTGCCAATGTGGCCTATCAGGAGTTTGATGTTCCCCTGAGCTTTCCGGCCCATCTCCGCAAGTATCTGCCCaatacacaggctggtctgcaCATCGAAGGGGTCAACAGGGACTCAGAAATACCCAG GCTGCTTAGACTGGTGGTGTTGGTGTCATTAAGAGAGATAGTCAAGGGAGAGGAGTTGTTCTCTACATACTACACCATTGTGCAGAAACCTTAG
- the LOC127874463 gene encoding SET domain-containing protein 9-like isoform X1, with amino-acid sequence MFKYVLKRWKLYKYRFVPWIAANITENSPRLVPNVLEDKIIPDISVEQTLLSLFTKFEYTSDLSLVDQHRKNSNILLNEVGFSIGRQASTLKDGGRGVFVTQGLVPEQTLVAIYPGLVYQPWEPVFWVSLANPFLFRCADGVHIDGKDTGLSKFMYKSCSGRDSVCGQLMCDTSWLTELPVNPLAVGQYVNNQSPECPANVAYQEFDVPLSFPAHLRKYLPNTQAGLHIEGVNRDSEIPRLLRLVVLVSLREIVKGEELFSTYYTIVQKP; translated from the exons atgtttaaatatgttttgaaacgTTGGAAGCTTTATAAATACCGATTTGTACCATGGATTGCCGCAAATATAACCGAAAA CTCTCCAAGGCTTGTGCCAAATGTGCTCGAAGACAAGATCATACCCGACATCTCTGTGGAACAGACACTCCTTAGTCTATTTACCAAATTTGAGTATACAAGTGATTTGAGTTTAGTTGACCAGCATAGAAAGAACAGCAACATTTTGCTGAATGAAGTTGGTTTCAGTATTGGTAGACAGGCCAGTACGCTGAAGGATGGTGGAAGAGGTGTATTTGTCACACAGGGCTTAGTACCAGAACAGACTCTGGTAGCCATATACCCTG GCCTGGTATATCAGCCATGGGAACCAGTGTTTTGGGTCAGTTTGGCCAACCCCTTCCTGTTCAGATGTGCTGATGGGGTACATATTGATGGCAAGGATACAGGGCTGTCCAAATTTATGTACAA ATCGTGTTCAGGAAGGGACAGTGTGTGTGGTCAGCTGATGTGTGACACATCTTGGCTCACTGAGCTACCAGTCAACCCTCTGGCTGTAGGACAATATGTGAACAACCAATCACCTG AGTGCCCTGCCAATGTGGCCTATCAGGAGTTTGATGTTCCCCTGAGCTTTCCGGCCCATCTCCGCAAGTATCTGCCCaatacacaggctggtctgcaCATCGAAGGGGTCAACAGGGACTCAGAAATACCCAG GCTGCTTAGACTGGTGGTGTTGGTGTCATTAAGAGAGATAGTCAAGGGAGAGGAGTTGTTCTCTACATACTACACCATTGTGCAGAAACCTTAG